The Algihabitans albus genome includes a window with the following:
- a CDS encoding adenylate/guanylate cyclase domain-containing protein: protein MTDGSEIPAASLLLGKAAGAGDSAPAFLDFTLFRQVLVDSVGVGLAVLDRKDLRLVFRNRRLAEWFPDAEPGQIPEGLLSQIDRAGLEAGLDAGRSHTVELEIKPKRRTINLALTFSLATENPAAIFLEAQNISKLRELEYMIESYAQMVERQNRDLRKEKERVEKVLLNIMPRSVYEEWKTFGVTTPTRFEAASVLMLDFVDFTEMSLSHDPTALIGELNDIFTAFDRIVDEFGAERLKTIGDAYVAVCGLPELSPDHAQALANVALRFVRFIERRNAQHKQTWRCRIGIHTGSVIGSIVGVQKYVYDIFGPGVNLAARLEELAEPMQILITDSTWKLIRTEFRARDLGEMEIKGFGSQRLYALEAGPEVALRGSA from the coding sequence ATGACCGACGGTTCGGAGATACCGGCGGCCTCACTGCTCCTGGGTAAAGCGGCCGGAGCCGGCGACAGCGCCCCGGCATTCCTGGACTTCACCCTGTTCCGGCAAGTGCTGGTGGATTCCGTCGGGGTGGGGCTGGCGGTGCTGGATCGAAAAGACCTGCGCCTGGTGTTCCGCAACCGCCGCCTAGCCGAGTGGTTTCCGGATGCCGAGCCAGGGCAGATCCCGGAAGGCCTTCTGAGCCAGATCGATCGGGCAGGACTGGAGGCAGGGCTCGACGCCGGACGCAGCCACACCGTCGAGTTGGAGATCAAACCCAAGCGCCGCACGATCAACCTGGCGCTCACCTTCTCTTTGGCCACCGAGAACCCAGCGGCGATCTTCCTGGAAGCGCAGAACATCTCGAAGCTGCGTGAGCTGGAGTACATGATCGAGTCCTACGCACAGATGGTCGAGCGACAGAACCGCGACCTGCGCAAGGAGAAGGAGCGGGTGGAGAAGGTTCTGCTCAACATCATGCCGCGCAGCGTCTACGAAGAATGGAAGACCTTCGGCGTGACCACGCCGACTCGTTTCGAGGCGGCCAGTGTGCTGATGCTCGATTTCGTCGACTTCACCGAAATGTCGTTGAGCCACGACCCCACCGCTCTGATCGGTGAACTGAACGACATCTTCACCGCCTTCGACCGTATCGTCGACGAGTTCGGCGCGGAGCGTCTCAAGACAATCGGAGACGCCTATGTCGCGGTTTGCGGTCTGCCCGAACTCTCGCCCGACCATGCCCAGGCCTTGGCCAATGTCGCTTTGCGCTTCGTGCGCTTCATCGAGCGACGCAATGCCCAGCACAAACAGACCTGGCGCTGCCGCATAGGCATCCACACCGGCTCTGTCATCGGCTCCATCGTCGGCGTGCAGAAGTACGTCTACGACATCTTCGGGCCCGGCGTGAATCTCGCCGCCCGGCTCGAGGAGCTGGCCGAACCCATGCAGATCCTCATCACCGACAGTACCTGGAAACTGATCCGCACCGAGTTCCGCGCCCGCGACCTCGGCGAGATGGAAATCAAGGGTTTTGGATCGCAGCGCCTCTATGCCCTGGAGGCTGGCCCAGAGGTGGCGCTAAGAGGATCTGCCTGA
- a CDS encoding group I truncated hemoglobin gives MPATAFERYGGFAAISKVVMAFYDKVLDSEVIGAFFDEVDMRRLIDHQTKFISQALGGPVCYSDRQLRQLHAHLDIDPNHFDEMARLLRETLLDFDFAPDNIGLVMEGIERRRPYVITRP, from the coding sequence ATGCCCGCCACAGCCTTCGAGCGCTACGGTGGTTTTGCCGCCATCAGCAAGGTGGTCATGGCCTTTTACGACAAGGTCCTGGACTCCGAGGTGATCGGCGCGTTTTTCGATGAGGTCGATATGCGCCGGCTGATCGACCACCAAACCAAGTTCATCTCTCAGGCCCTCGGCGGACCGGTTTGCTACAGCGACCGTCAGTTGCGGCAGCTTCACGCCCATCTGGATATCGATCCCAACCACTTCGACGAGATGGCCCGTCTGTTGCGTGAGACGCTTCTGGATTTCGACTTTGCGCCAGACAACATCGGTCTGGTCATGGAGGGAATCGAACGGCGTCGCCCTTACGTGATCACTCGGCCATGA
- a CDS encoding MFS transporter, with product MTDATPADRRTTGSLGRDGWIGLLPLLLSAGILLAGNGLLVTLVAVRANLEGFSPQTVGLLGTVYFAGFIGACLITPRLILRAGHIRVFAALASLGAVAALVLVLAIDPLVWLASRALTGFAFAGLATVVESWLNSRAGASERGRVLSVYRIVDLSCVTGGQFLLPAIGAETFAIFAVVAILFCLALLPISLSRQTSPAPPTSPRLDVARIWKLSPVACIGCITIGLTNGAFRTVGPVYAQETALDLEQLALFMSLAIAGGALSQYPLGWLSDRLDRRWVLILASVGAAAAGVWLTVSGGISANVVLAGGFLFGAFAIPLYSLSIAHGNDHAGDADRVELSATLILMYALGATVGPLAASQIMGWFGAPAFFAYTSILHGLFLIFLLYRMTRRAAVPRTRRGRFVALLRTSPAFYQLARRVSGKEK from the coding sequence ATGACCGACGCCACGCCGGCGGACCGCCGCACGACGGGATCCCTCGGCCGCGATGGCTGGATCGGGCTGCTGCCACTGCTGCTATCGGCCGGCATCCTTCTGGCCGGCAACGGACTTTTGGTAACGCTGGTGGCCGTGCGCGCCAATCTCGAGGGCTTCTCCCCGCAAACCGTGGGTCTGCTGGGCACGGTCTATTTCGCCGGCTTCATCGGCGCCTGCCTGATCACTCCGCGTTTGATTCTGCGCGCCGGGCATATTCGCGTCTTCGCCGCCCTGGCATCGCTCGGCGCCGTGGCGGCCCTCGTACTTGTCCTGGCGATCGACCCCCTGGTGTGGTTGGCCAGCCGGGCCCTGACCGGTTTCGCTTTCGCCGGCCTCGCCACCGTGGTGGAGTCCTGGCTCAACAGCCGGGCCGGCGCGAGCGAGCGCGGTCGCGTGCTCTCCGTCTATCGCATCGTCGATCTCAGCTGCGTCACCGGCGGGCAGTTTCTTCTTCCGGCCATCGGAGCCGAGACCTTCGCGATCTTCGCCGTCGTCGCGATCCTGTTCTGCCTCGCGCTCTTACCGATCAGTCTGTCCCGCCAGACCAGTCCAGCGCCGCCGACCAGTCCACGGCTCGATGTAGCGAGAATCTGGAAACTCTCCCCCGTGGCCTGTATCGGCTGCATCACCATCGGCTTGACCAACGGCGCCTTTCGCACGGTTGGACCGGTCTATGCCCAGGAAACGGCATTGGATCTGGAGCAGCTCGCGCTCTTCATGTCGCTGGCGATCGCCGGAGGCGCACTCAGTCAGTATCCGCTCGGCTGGCTGTCCGACCGCCTCGACCGACGCTGGGTCTTGATTCTGGCATCTGTCGGCGCCGCAGCGGCAGGGGTTTGGCTGACAGTCTCGGGAGGGATTTCCGCCAACGTGGTCCTGGCAGGCGGCTTCCTCTTCGGTGCCTTCGCCATTCCGCTTTATTCACTCTCGATCGCCCATGGGAACGATCACGCCGGCGATGCCGACCGGGTCGAGCTGTCAGCGACGCTGATCCTGATGTACGCCTTGGGCGCGACGGTCGGTCCGCTGGCAGCGTCTCAGATCATGGGCTGGTTCGGGGCGCCGGCCTTCTTCGCCTACACGTCCATCCTGCACGGCCTCTTCTTGATCTTCCTGCTCTATCGCATGACCCGGCGCGCTGCCGTGCCACGCACCCGCCGCGGCCGTTTCGTCGCTTTGCTGCGGACCTCGCCTGCCTTCTATCAGCTGGCTCGTCGAGTCAGCGGGAAAGAGAAGTAA
- the rho gene encoding transcription termination factor Rho, protein MNLQELKNKSPAELLAFAEELEIENASTLRKQDMMFAILKQLAENEVAIFGSGVLELLPDGFGFLRSPEANYLPGPDDIYVSPSQARRFGLRTGDTVEGEIRSPKEGERYFALLKVNTINFDSPEKARHRINFDNLTPLYPDQKITLEIEDPTKPDMTARVIDLTAPIGKGQRALIVAPPRTGKTVILQNLARSIAENHPEIYLLVLLIDERPEEVTDMDRSVKGEVVSSTFDEPAQRHVQVAEMVIEKAKRLVEHKKDVVILLDSITRLARAYNTVVPSSGKVLTGGVDANALQRPKRFFGAARNIEEGGSLTIIGTALIDTGSRMDEVIFEEFKGTGNSEIVLDRKLADKRTFPAIDIGKSGTRKEELLVDKGILSKMWVLRRILMPMGVTDSMDFLVKKLKETKNNSDFFDSMNQ, encoded by the coding sequence ATGAATCTCCAAGAATTGAAGAACAAGTCTCCTGCAGAACTGCTCGCTTTTGCCGAGGAGTTGGAGATCGAGAACGCGTCGACCTTGCGAAAGCAGGACATGATGTTCGCGATCCTGAAGCAGTTGGCCGAGAACGAGGTCGCGATCTTCGGATCCGGCGTGCTGGAGCTCCTGCCTGACGGTTTTGGGTTTCTACGGTCGCCGGAGGCCAACTACTTGCCGGGCCCGGACGACATCTATGTCAGCCCGAGCCAAGCGCGGCGGTTCGGCCTGCGCACCGGCGATACGGTGGAGGGTGAGATCCGCAGCCCGAAGGAGGGCGAGCGCTATTTCGCTCTGCTTAAGGTCAACACCATCAACTTCGACTCGCCGGAGAAGGCCCGACACCGGATCAACTTCGACAACTTGACGCCGCTCTATCCGGATCAGAAGATCACGCTGGAGATCGAGGATCCCACGAAGCCGGACATGACGGCGCGGGTGATCGATCTGACGGCGCCGATCGGCAAGGGTCAACGCGCCCTGATCGTGGCGCCGCCGCGGACCGGCAAGACGGTGATTCTCCAGAATCTGGCGCGCTCGATCGCCGAGAATCACCCCGAAATCTACCTGCTGGTGTTGTTGATCGATGAGCGGCCGGAGGAAGTGACCGACATGGACCGGTCGGTCAAGGGCGAGGTGGTTTCCTCGACCTTCGACGAACCAGCTCAGCGTCACGTCCAGGTCGCCGAGATGGTGATCGAGAAGGCCAAGCGACTGGTCGAGCACAAGAAGGACGTGGTGATCCTGCTGGACTCCATTACCCGCTTGGCCCGGGCCTACAACACGGTGGTGCCGAGTTCCGGCAAGGTCCTGACCGGTGGTGTCGATGCTAATGCGCTGCAGCGGCCCAAACGTTTCTTCGGCGCGGCGCGCAACATCGAGGAAGGCGGCAGCCTCACCATCATCGGAACGGCACTGATCGACACCGGCAGCCGTATGGACGAGGTGATTTTCGAAGAGTTCAAGGGCACCGGCAACTCCGAGATCGTGCTGGATCGCAAACTGGCGGACAAGCGTACCTTCCCGGCGATCGACATCGGAAAGTCGGGGACCCGTAAGGAAGAGCTGCTGGTCGACAAGGGCATTCTCAGCAAGATGTGGGTCCTGCGTCGTATCCTCATGCCGATGGGCGTGACCGACTCCATGGATTTCCTCGTGAAGAAGTTGAAAGAGACCAAGAACAACAGTGACTTCTTCGACTCGATGAACCAGTAG
- a CDS encoding nucleoside 2-deoxyribosyltransferase, whose translation MRAYLAGPDVFLPTASEVGADKVALCRAYGFDGHFPLDGSLRPDEPTLYDQGLAIYRANLQIMAACDLAFVNLTPFRGPSADAGTVFELGWLVSAGKPVFAYSSDTRPYTARVTPDAYAIERHQMHDNLMLDAAVAEQGWHIVAVPEPDAAEPLAARAAFEQAVQLAATRFSRSGSL comes from the coding sequence ATGCGCGCCTATCTCGCCGGCCCGGACGTTTTCCTGCCAACCGCATCCGAAGTCGGTGCCGATAAAGTTGCGCTATGCCGTGCTTATGGTTTTGACGGGCATTTCCCTCTCGATGGCAGCCTCCGGCCGGATGAGCCGACTCTCTACGATCAGGGCTTGGCCATCTACCGGGCCAATCTTCAGATCATGGCCGCCTGCGATCTGGCCTTCGTGAATCTGACACCCTTCCGGGGACCCAGCGCAGACGCCGGCACGGTCTTCGAACTTGGCTGGCTGGTTTCAGCCGGCAAGCCCGTCTTCGCCTATAGCAGCGACACGAGACCCTACACTGCACGGGTGACTCCCGATGCTTACGCGATCGAACGTCATCAGATGCACGACAATCTCATGCTTGACGCCGCTGTGGCGGAGCAAGGCTGGCACATCGTTGCGGTTCCGGAACCAGATGCCGCCGAGCCTTTGGCGGCGCGGGCGGCCTTCGAGCAAGCTGTGCAGCTTGCCGCGACTCGCTTTTCCAGGTCGGGATCGCTTTAA